A genomic region of Candidatus Pseudomonas phytovorans contains the following coding sequences:
- a CDS encoding LuxR family transcriptional regulator has protein sequence MTVRECEIAQGILSGLTSKQIAHRLGVSDLTVRKHRENLYRKLNVHSLAELARHCREQAELDN, from the coding sequence TTGACCGTCCGCGAGTGCGAAATCGCCCAAGGGATCCTCAGCGGCCTGACCAGCAAGCAAATCGCCCATCGACTAGGGGTTAGCGACCTGACAGTGCGCAAACACCGTGAAAACCTTTACCGCAAACTCAACGTACACAGCCTGGCCGAGCTGGCTCGACACTGTCGCGAACAGGCTGAGCTTGATAACTGA
- a CDS encoding response regulator transcription factor, whose protein sequence is MSTLTIMLVDSHALFRQGLAALLAPQDKLQVIAQLGDPEQLLTALAFHQPQLLIIDPLIATRPYADIVLRVHRRFPDTRILCISSTAEPHQVNAALDAGASGYLLKDSGIEECLKAIQQSARGQVYLGAELATALALSQRAAPAMGKPLLSQRERQVLLLLAEGFSSREIAERLHIGSKTVSTHREHIMHKLGLKGIAQLTRYALNEGWLKS, encoded by the coding sequence ATGTCCACACTCACCATCATGCTGGTCGATTCACACGCATTGTTCCGTCAAGGGCTTGCGGCTTTGCTGGCCCCGCAGGACAAACTGCAGGTCATCGCTCAACTTGGCGACCCTGAGCAGTTGCTCACCGCGCTGGCCTTCCATCAGCCGCAGTTGCTGATCATCGATCCACTGATAGCCACCCGGCCGTACGCCGATATCGTGCTTCGGGTGCACCGGCGATTCCCCGACACACGCATTCTGTGCATCTCTTCCACGGCAGAGCCCCATCAGGTCAATGCAGCACTCGACGCCGGGGCATCTGGCTACCTGCTCAAGGACAGCGGTATCGAGGAATGCCTGAAGGCCATCCAGCAATCAGCCAGGGGCCAGGTATACCTTGGCGCAGAGCTTGCCACCGCCTTGGCATTGAGCCAGCGCGCCGCGCCTGCCATGGGAAAACCGTTACTCAGCCAGCGAGAGCGTCAGGTGCTGCTGTTGCTGGCCGAAGGGTTCAGCTCACGGGAAATCGCCGAGCGCCTGCATATCGGCAGCAAGACGGTAAGTACACACCGCGAGCACATCATGCACAAGCTCGGGCTCAAGGGTATCGCCCAACTTACCCGCTATGCCCTTAACGAGGGCTGGCTTAAATCCTGA
- a CDS encoding DUF3509 domain-containing protein → MNNPFDRISAAFAPEYRVNLSIANLDGSIMLTLSDDAGVVAKRLISQAQRNDPVRLQRVIDSIRLGLAIELSQNPMQVLAALTRDARHAPRHFVAN, encoded by the coding sequence ATGAATAACCCTTTCGACCGAATCAGCGCCGCGTTCGCCCCCGAATACCGGGTCAACCTGAGCATTGCCAACCTCGACGGCAGCATCATGCTGACCCTGTCGGACGATGCCGGCGTGGTCGCCAAGCGCCTCATCAGCCAGGCCCAGCGCAACGACCCGGTGCGCCTGCAACGGGTGATCGACAGCATTCGCCTGGGCCTTGCAATCGAACTCAGCCAGAACCCCATGCAAGTGCTGGCTGCGCTCACCCGTGACGCCCGCCACGCGCCGCGCCATTTCGTTGCCAACTGA
- a CDS encoding phosphate-starvation-inducible PsiE family protein, with the protein MNIKWAEKLRKGLHGSADSLGNLCVEAFHYLALFGIGAITAYAAVMTFLDMLGKGGISVDDILLLFIYLELGAMVGIYFKTNHMPIRFLLYVAITALTRLLIGDVSHHKAPDEGLLYLCGGILLLAFSILVVRYASYRYPSTKVLDANGKEVEEGK; encoded by the coding sequence GTGAACATCAAATGGGCAGAAAAACTGCGCAAGGGCCTGCACGGCTCGGCCGACTCGCTGGGCAACCTGTGCGTCGAGGCGTTCCATTACCTGGCGTTGTTCGGTATTGGCGCGATCACCGCCTATGCGGCGGTGATGACGTTCCTGGACATGCTGGGCAAGGGCGGGATCAGTGTCGATGACATCCTGCTGCTGTTCATCTACCTGGAGCTGGGGGCCATGGTCGGCATCTACTTCAAGACCAACCACATGCCGATCCGCTTTCTGCTGTACGTAGCCATCACCGCGCTGACCCGCCTGCTGATCGGCGATGTCTCGCACCACAAGGCACCGGACGAAGGGCTGCTGTACCTGTGCGGGGGCATCCTGTTGCTGGCGTTCTCGATCCTGGTGGTGCGCTACGCCTCGTACCGCTACCCCTCGACCAAGGTGCTGGACGCCAACGGCAAGGAAGTGGAGGAGGGCAAGTAG
- a CDS encoding YebG family protein, translated as MAVETLYRSSRDLETLFVDRKLADAHDQMLELAEALTEVLMKNVAGLSEKQAEDAGIFMAKNRSVFATAFKSNASALHELGQQGE; from the coding sequence ATGGCTGTTGAAACCCTGTACCGCAGCTCTCGCGACCTGGAGACTCTTTTCGTGGACCGCAAACTCGCCGACGCCCATGACCAGATGCTCGAGCTCGCCGAGGCCCTGACCGAAGTCTTGATGAAGAACGTTGCCGGCCTGTCCGAAAAACAGGCCGAGGATGCGGGCATCTTCATGGCGAAAAACCGGTCAGTGTTCGCTACCGCGTTCAAGAGCAACGCCTCTGCACTCCACGAACTGGGCCAGCAAGGCGAATGA